The proteins below come from a single Agromyces flavus genomic window:
- a CDS encoding alpha/beta hydrolase: MRIDDEAVLWSASRADRAGRPLLVLLHGYGSHEGDLFGLSPYLPLRPAIASLRAPIAMGYGHSWFPLPEELDDELSTEDAETATTAVIEWLDRVAPDAASVGLLGFSQGGAMAIELLRRAPERFAFAVSLAGFALPGEREGDKRMSQLAIPVFWGRGTDDEVIPAAAIVQTQEWLPSHSDLDQRVYEGLGHSVSDRELADVSAFLRAQYAAA; this comes from the coding sequence ATGCGGATCGACGACGAGGCGGTGCTGTGGTCGGCGTCGCGAGCCGACCGCGCGGGGCGGCCCCTGCTCGTACTGCTCCACGGCTACGGGTCGCACGAGGGCGACCTCTTCGGGTTGAGCCCGTACCTGCCGCTGCGGCCGGCGATCGCGTCGTTGCGGGCACCGATCGCCATGGGGTACGGCCATTCGTGGTTCCCGTTGCCCGAGGAACTCGACGACGAGCTGTCGACGGAGGATGCCGAAACGGCCACGACGGCCGTGATCGAGTGGCTCGACCGGGTCGCGCCCGACGCGGCATCCGTCGGCCTGCTCGGCTTCTCGCAGGGCGGGGCCATGGCGATCGAGTTGCTGCGCCGCGCGCCCGAGCGGTTCGCGTTCGCGGTGAGCCTGGCCGGGTTCGCGCTGCCGGGCGAACGCGAGGGTGACAAGCGGATGTCGCAGCTCGCGATCCCCGTGTTCTGGGGCCGCGGCACGGATGACGAGGTCATCCCCGCGGCCGCGATCGTCCAGACGCAGGAATGGCTGCCGTCGCACTCCGACCTCGACCAGCGCGTCTACGAGGGACTCGGGCACTCGGTGTCCGACCGCGAACTGGCGGATGTCTCGGCGTTCCTGCGTGCGCAGTACGCCGCCGCCTGA
- a CDS encoding NUDIX hydrolase family protein, translating into MAVRTPDPHPDWEPGDEPVVQPPANPGWLTDLELAEVRGRLPLLYVEAIPVRVDGVGQVTEVGVLLRANAVGEMSRTLVSGRVMYGETIRDALFRHLEKDLGPMAFPLLPASPVPAAVAEYFPLPGISPFTDDRQHAVSLAYVVPVTGTCEPRQDALEVTWMTPAEAASDALSAEMEGGRGVLLRRALAAVGALT; encoded by the coding sequence ATGGCCGTGCGCACACCCGACCCGCACCCCGACTGGGAACCCGGAGACGAGCCCGTGGTGCAGCCGCCCGCGAACCCCGGCTGGCTGACCGACCTCGAGCTCGCCGAGGTCCGGGGCCGGCTGCCGCTGCTCTACGTCGAGGCGATCCCCGTCCGCGTCGACGGCGTCGGGCAGGTCACCGAGGTCGGCGTGCTCCTGCGAGCCAATGCGGTCGGCGAGATGTCGCGGACGCTCGTGTCGGGCCGCGTGATGTACGGCGAGACCATCCGCGATGCGCTGTTCCGGCACCTCGAGAAGGACCTCGGGCCCATGGCGTTCCCGCTGCTGCCCGCAAGCCCCGTGCCCGCCGCCGTCGCCGAGTACTTCCCGCTCCCGGGGATCTCGCCGTTCACCGATGATCGGCAGCACGCGGTGTCGCTCGCGTACGTCGTGCCGGTGACGGGCACGTGCGAGCCGCGTCAGGATGCGCTCGAGGTCACGTGGATGACGCCCGCGGAGGCCGCGAGCGACGCGCTCTCGGCCGAGATGGAGGGCGGACGCGGCGTGCTGCTGCGCCGCGCGCTCGCCGCCGTCGGCGCGCTCACCTAA
- a CDS encoding GNAT family N-acetyltransferase yields MSTEVVADVVIRPVRDSDAEALGRVHAQCWHEDYDSLVSAATLENLSPRRMAELWTHWMSQGDDFTHVAALIDGEIVGFAGAGPARDEDAPRARELFFIHMLDAHHGKGIGQKLFDAAVGDASVYLWVPSTNERAVQFYVRNGFVADGESHDEPFLGETIHEIRMVR; encoded by the coding sequence ATGAGCACCGAGGTCGTTGCCGATGTCGTCATCCGTCCCGTCCGCGATTCCGACGCGGAGGCGCTCGGCCGCGTGCACGCCCAGTGCTGGCACGAGGACTACGACAGCCTCGTGAGCGCTGCGACGCTCGAGAATCTCTCCCCCCGCCGCATGGCCGAGCTGTGGACGCACTGGATGAGCCAGGGCGACGACTTCACGCACGTCGCCGCACTCATCGACGGCGAGATCGTCGGCTTCGCCGGCGCGGGTCCCGCGCGCGACGAGGATGCACCCCGGGCGCGCGAGCTGTTCTTCATCCACATGCTCGACGCGCACCACGGCAAGGGCATCGGCCAGAAGCTGTTCGACGCCGCGGTGGGCGACGCGTCGGTGTACCTCTGGGTCCCGTCGACGAACGAACGCGCCGTGCAGTTCTACGTGCGCAACGGCTTCGTGGCCGACGGCGAGTCGCACGACGAGCCCTTCCTCGGCGAGACCATCCACGAGATCCGGATGGTTCGCTGA
- a CDS encoding DEAD/DEAH box helicase, translating into MTEITFGTLGVPAPLVAALAADGKTTPFPIQADTLPDTLAGRDVLGRGKTGSGKTIAFALPMVARLGTSLAGGRRRAGRPLGLVLAPTRELATQITATIEPLAAAYDLKVTTIYGGINQKRQVEALRAGVDIVVATPGRLEDLMQQGFAHLDAVEITVLDEADHMADLGFLPVVTRILDKTPRGGQRLLFSATLDNGVDKLVKRYLQDEVLHSVDEAHSPVAAMTHRVFLVDDTDAKHELVKTLASGMGRRILFMRTKHHAKKLAKKLTEQGIPAVDLHGNLSQPQRDRNLAAFGDGSVKVMVATDVAARGVHVDDVELVIHVDPPMEHKAYLHRSGRTARAGSEGDVVTIAMPGQLTDLKTLLRKAEIRVTPEPVSPASPVVTSLVGDVAPYVKPAPREAKPAPGGGRSQGANAQRKRAAREATAAGAGAGQASEPGQGRRSRGRGRGRSGQSDVAPATPRRDRSGRPAEAKAHAPKQGGGQSRGAQSTGAQRGASPRQGSQKAPLRVGSLVSPQRNTRTNRRAQG; encoded by the coding sequence GTGACCGAGATCACCTTCGGCACGCTCGGCGTGCCCGCACCGCTCGTCGCCGCCCTCGCGGCCGACGGCAAGACCACCCCCTTCCCCATCCAGGCCGACACCCTGCCCGACACGCTCGCCGGACGCGACGTGCTCGGTCGCGGCAAGACCGGCTCGGGCAAGACCATCGCCTTCGCGCTGCCCATGGTCGCGCGCCTCGGCACGTCGCTCGCGGGCGGCCGCCGGCGCGCGGGCCGCCCGCTCGGACTCGTGCTCGCGCCGACCCGCGAGCTCGCCACGCAGATCACGGCGACGATCGAGCCGCTCGCGGCCGCGTACGACCTGAAGGTCACGACGATCTACGGCGGCATCAACCAGAAGCGCCAGGTCGAGGCGCTGCGCGCCGGCGTCGACATCGTCGTGGCGACGCCGGGCCGCCTCGAGGACCTCATGCAGCAGGGCTTCGCGCACCTCGACGCGGTCGAGATCACCGTGCTCGACGAGGCCGACCACATGGCCGACCTCGGCTTCCTGCCGGTCGTCACGCGCATCCTCGACAAGACCCCGCGCGGCGGGCAGCGCCTGCTGTTCTCGGCGACGCTCGACAACGGCGTGGACAAGCTCGTGAAGCGCTACCTGCAGGACGAGGTGCTGCACTCGGTCGACGAGGCGCACTCGCCCGTCGCCGCGATGACGCACCGCGTGTTCCTCGTCGACGACACCGACGCCAAGCACGAGCTCGTGAAGACGCTCGCGAGCGGCATGGGCCGCCGCATCCTCTTCATGCGCACGAAGCACCACGCCAAGAAGCTCGCCAAGAAGCTCACCGAGCAGGGCATCCCCGCGGTCGACCTGCACGGCAACCTGTCGCAGCCGCAGCGCGACCGAAACCTCGCCGCGTTCGGCGACGGCTCGGTCAAGGTCATGGTGGCCACGGATGTCGCAGCGCGCGGCGTGCACGTCGACGACGTCGAGCTCGTCATCCACGTCGACCCGCCCATGGAGCACAAGGCGTACCTGCACCGCTCGGGCCGCACCGCACGTGCGGGCAGCGAGGGCGACGTCGTCACGATCGCGATGCCGGGCCAGCTCACCGACCTCAAGACCCTGCTGCGCAAGGCCGAGATCCGCGTGACGCCCGAGCCGGTGTCGCCGGCCTCGCCCGTGGTCACGTCGCTCGTCGGCGATGTCGCCCCGTACGTGAAGCCGGCGCCGCGCGAGGCCAAGCCGGCCCCGGGCGGCGGCCGCTCGCAGGGCGCGAATGCCCAGCGCAAGCGTGCCGCACGCGAGGCGACCGCGGCGGGCGCGGGCGCGGGCCAGGCCTCCGAGCCCGGCCAGGGCCGTCGCAGCCGAGGTCGCGGCCGGGGCCGAAGCGGTCAGTCGGATGTCGCACCCGCGACGCCGCGCCGTGACCGCTCGGGCCGCCCGGCCGAGGCCAAGGCTCACGCGCCCAAGCAGGGCGGCGGGCAGAGCCGGGGGGCGCAGTCCACGGGCGCACAGCGCGGAGCCTCCCCGCGCCAGGGCTCGCAGAAGGCGCCCCTGCGCGTCGGCAGCCTCGTCTCCCCGCAGCGCAACACGCGCACCAACCGGCGCGCGCAGGGCTGA
- a CDS encoding DUF1684 domain-containing protein, with translation MTATLGALQLQDWRRRVFGLYAGVRHLSLHDPAEGHELWKSGRDELFAGHPQSPLLPDDRARFTGLTVSRYDPDWRFELEVHRPDEPARLLVDDSSDGPIPFSLVGTVRIPYLGTLDVWRLRTYGGGLFLPIKDSLAAQPGGTYGGGRYVLDTIKGADLGSGADDDSLIVDFNFAYNPSCAYDPSWSCPLAPPGNTVRDEIPVGERMPR, from the coding sequence GTGACCGCGACGCTGGGCGCGCTGCAGCTGCAGGACTGGCGCCGGCGCGTCTTCGGACTCTACGCGGGGGTACGGCACCTCAGCCTGCACGACCCGGCCGAGGGCCACGAACTGTGGAAGTCCGGTCGCGACGAGCTGTTCGCCGGTCACCCGCAGTCGCCGCTCCTGCCCGACGACCGGGCTCGGTTCACGGGCCTCACCGTCTCGCGGTACGACCCCGACTGGCGATTCGAGCTCGAGGTGCATCGCCCCGACGAACCGGCCCGCCTGCTGGTCGACGACTCGAGCGATGGACCGATTCCGTTCTCCCTCGTCGGCACCGTGCGGATCCCGTACCTCGGCACGCTCGACGTCTGGCGCCTGCGGACGTATGGCGGCGGCCTCTTCCTGCCGATCAAGGACTCGCTGGCCGCCCAGCCGGGAGGGACGTACGGCGGAGGGCGGTACGTCCTCGACACCATCAAGGGCGCCGACCTCGGGTCGGGCGCCGACGACGACTCCCTCATCGTCGACTTCAACTTCGCGTACAACCCGTCGTGCGCGTACGACCCGTCGTGGTCGTGCCCGCTGGCGCCCCCGGGCAACACGGTGCGCGACGAGATCCCGGTCGGTGAGCGGATGCCGCGCTGA